One segment of Phragmites australis chromosome 13, lpPhrAust1.1, whole genome shotgun sequence DNA contains the following:
- the LOC133888487 gene encoding 36.4 kDa proline-rich protein-like, producing MAAAAAKNHRIVPLLLVAATLIAQLAPAAACPYCPTPKPSPPPPPPPKVKPPPTPVPCPPPPATPTPPSPTPSGKCPINTLKLLACVDALNGLVHAVVGAKASEACCPLLSGVADLDAALCLCTTIKAKALSVSVVLPIAIEVLVNECGKHVPSSFQCS from the coding sequence atggccgccgccgccgccaagaaCCACCGCATTGTTCCCCTCCTGCTCGTTGCTGCCACACTGATCGCGCAGCTCGCGCCGGCCGCGGCCTGCCCCTACTGCCCGACGCCGaagccttcgccgccgccgcccccgcccccgaaGGTGAAGCCACCGCCGACGCCCGTGCCGTGCCCTCCGCCGCCGGCCACGCCGACGCCTCCGTCGCCGACACCGTCGGGCAAGTGCCCCATCAACACGCTGAAGCTTCTGGCGTGCGTGGACGCGCTCAACGGGCTCGTGCACGCCGTGGTCGGGGCCAAGGCCAGCGAGGCGTGCTGCCCGCTGCTCTCCGGCGTGGCCGACCTCGACGCCGCGCTCTGCCTCTGCACCACCATCAAGGCCAAGGCGCTCAGCGTCAGCGTCGTGCTGCCCATCGCCATCGAGGTGCTCGTCAACGAGTGCGGCAAGCACGTGCCCTCCAGCTTCCAGTGCTCGTAA